Proteins encoded together in one Carya illinoinensis cultivar Pawnee chromosome 3, C.illinoinensisPawnee_v1, whole genome shotgun sequence window:
- the LOC122303018 gene encoding uncharacterized protein LOC122303018 isoform X1 — MENITASELAGFGVGTLLVCVTIAAPRIDAFISASQRSSLGMCKRCGNLKMIACTKCKGVGVVRGGPFGFNLDHELYQLLGSGGSKEQSIPCTKCQARGHFSCPDCCKI, encoded by the exons ATGGAGAACATAACGGCAAGCGAACTGGCCGGATTTGGGGTTGGCACTCTGCTCGTGTGCGTCACCATTGCTGCCCCAAGAATCGATGCCTTCATCTCTGCCTCCCAGCGCAG CTCTTTGGGCATGTGCAAGAGATGTGGCAATCTGAAGATGATAGCATGCACAAAATGTAAAGGAGTAGGAGTTGTCAGAGGTGGACCATTTGGGTTTAATCTTGACCATGAATTGTACCAATTGCTTGGAAGTGGTGGGTCAAAGGAGCAATCCATTCCCTGCACTAAATGTCAAGCCAGGGGCCATTTCTCCTGCCCCGATTGCTGCAAGATATAA
- the LOC122303018 gene encoding uncharacterized protein LOC122303018 isoform X2, producing MENITASELAGFGVGTLLVCVTIAAPRIDAFISASQRRLTNFSSGKSSAIVLVLKLFGHVQEMWQSEDDSMHKM from the exons ATGGAGAACATAACGGCAAGCGAACTGGCCGGATTTGGGGTTGGCACTCTGCTCGTGTGCGTCACCATTGCTGCCCCAAGAATCGATGCCTTCATCTCTGCCTCCCAGCGCAGGTTAACTAACTTCTCAA GTGGCAAATCATCTGCAATAGTACTTGTGTTGAAG CTCTTTGGGCATGTGCAAGAGATGTGGCAATCTGAAGATGATAGCATGCACAAAATGTAA
- the LOC122303014 gene encoding transcription factor WER-like: MRWGIPEQGWTKGPWTPAEDKLLSDYINLYGEGRWSSVAKCTGLNRNGKSCRLRWVNYLKPGLKRGQLTPIEAGIVIELHALWGNRWSTIASYLPGRTDNEIKNYLRTRFKKKDKSPEKKEKGTKAKIPKQKQPPQMQEQLPQENDMKRAVSCGKSTPSDHHEQITTEAQGGKEMFFMHHPTNLEDQCLPVTCQDVASWLDTIREEDLCGGLWNLDNHSKGGMDDHQATAAGFSCGRVNSIDYFYNEDYIFLEG; encoded by the exons ATGAGGTGGGGAATTCCAGAACAAGGGTGGACCAAAGGTCCTTGGACTCCTGCAGAGGATAAACTGCTTAGTGACTATATCAACTTGTATGGGGAGGGACGATGGAGCAGTGTGGCCAAGTGTACAG GTTTGAATAGGAATGGCAAGAGCTGCAGGCTAAGGTGGGTGAATTATCTCAAGCCTGGGCTCAAAAGAGGCCAATTAACACCCATAGAGGCTGGCATTGTTATTGAATTGCATGCTCTCTGGGGTAACAG GTGGTCAACCATTGCAAGCTACCTGCCTGGGAGAACAGACAATGAGATAAAAAACTACCTGAGAACCCGTTTCAAGAAGAAAGACAAATCCcctgagaagaaagaaaagggtACCAAAGcaaaaatcccaaaacaaaagcAACCACCACAGATGCAGGAGCAGTTGCCACAAGAGAATGACATGAAAAGGGCGGTATCTTGTGGAAAGAGTACTCCAAGTGATCATCATGAGCAGATTACAACCGAAGCACAGGGAGGAAAAGAGATGTTTTTCATGCACCACCCCACTAATTTGGAGGATCAATGCTTGCCTGTGACATGTCAGGATGTGGCATCATGGTTGGATACAATCAGAGAGGAAGACTTATGTGGTGGCCTGTGGAACCTAGACAATCATTCCAAGGGCGGCATGGATGATCATCAAGCTACTGCAGCAGGTTTTTCTTGTGGCCGTGTGAATTCGATCGATTACTTCTATAATGAAGACTACATTTTCCTGGAAGGCTGA
- the LOC122303017 gene encoding transcription factor MYB27-like isoform X2 has protein sequence MLAGLNRSGKSCRLRWVNYLRPGLKRGQLTPQEEGIIIELHALWGNKWSTIARYLPGRTDNEIKNYWRTHFKKEKSSQKYEKRKQQLMKQREKQEQQQLEQHKQQPQEQDMMENILAPLAETSTQKITEAQARQEMALTYPTSEHHYLPVMYQDHGASLSDTVGSDDYGLWGGLWNLQ, from the exons ATGCTTGCAG GTCTGAACAGGAGTGGCAAGAGCTGCAGGCTAAGGTGGGTGAATTATCTCAGGCCTGGTCTCAAGAGGGGCCAATTAACACCTCAAGAGGAAGGCATCATTATTGAGCTGCATGCTCTCTGGGGGAACAA GTGGTCAACTATTGCTAGATACTTGCCCGGGAGAACAGACAACGAGATCAAGAACTACTGGAGAACCCAtttcaagaaagaaaaatcCTCTCAAAAGTATGAAAAGCGCAAACAGCAACTGATGAAACAACGAGAAAAACAGGAACAGCAACAACTAGAGCAGCACAAGCAGCAGCCGCAAGAACAAGACATGATGGAAAATATCCTAGCTCCTCTTGCAGAGACCAGCACCCAGAAAATTACTGAAGCTCAAGCAAGGCAAGAGATGGCTCTCACTTACCCTACATCGGAGCACCATTATTTGCCTGTAATGTATCAAGATCATGGTGCATCCTTGTCGGACACAGTGGGATCAGACGACTATGGGCTATGGGGTGGGCTGTGGAACCTGCAGTAA
- the LOC122303017 gene encoding MYB-like transcription factor EOBI isoform X1, translating to MTTMMGRVLPEQEWRKGPWTPEEDKLLSEYVSLHGEGRWSSVARAAGLNRSGKSCRLRWVNYLRPGLKRGQLTPQEEGIIIELHALWGNKWSTIARYLPGRTDNEIKNYWRTHFKKEKSSQKYEKRKQQLMKQREKQEQQQLEQHKQQPQEQDMMENILAPLAETSTQKITEAQARQEMALTYPTSEHHYLPVMYQDHGASLSDTVGSDDYGLWGGLWNLQ from the exons ATGACAACGATGATGGGTCGGGTTTTGCCAGAACAAGAGTGGAGGAAGGGTCCTTGGACTCCTGAAGAGGATAAATTGCTTAGTGAATATGTAAGCTTACATGGGGAGGGAAGATGGAGCTCTGTGGCTAGAGCCGCAG GTCTGAACAGGAGTGGCAAGAGCTGCAGGCTAAGGTGGGTGAATTATCTCAGGCCTGGTCTCAAGAGGGGCCAATTAACACCTCAAGAGGAAGGCATCATTATTGAGCTGCATGCTCTCTGGGGGAACAA GTGGTCAACTATTGCTAGATACTTGCCCGGGAGAACAGACAACGAGATCAAGAACTACTGGAGAACCCAtttcaagaaagaaaaatcCTCTCAAAAGTATGAAAAGCGCAAACAGCAACTGATGAAACAACGAGAAAAACAGGAACAGCAACAACTAGAGCAGCACAAGCAGCAGCCGCAAGAACAAGACATGATGGAAAATATCCTAGCTCCTCTTGCAGAGACCAGCACCCAGAAAATTACTGAAGCTCAAGCAAGGCAAGAGATGGCTCTCACTTACCCTACATCGGAGCACCATTATTTGCCTGTAATGTATCAAGATCATGGTGCATCCTTGTCGGACACAGTGGGATCAGACGACTATGGGCTATGGGGTGGGCTGTGGAACCTGCAGTAA
- the LOC122303020 gene encoding probable tRNA (guanine(26)-N(2))-dimethyltransferase 2: protein MHETGGGGGTMSVDLNDYAIIKEGEAEILMRKNEVFYNPSQVDNRDMSIAVLRTFIYKRKQEQEAILLKRTKAAQKAPEKDTTEASGAAANNDVMNNEKPNGECEVPEDISQDEPCSVSKESAKIPEGKGHGEMKPPRVLEALAASGLRSLRYAREVEGIGQVVALDNDKVSVEACKRNIKFNGSVACSKVEAHLTDARVFMLTHPKEFDVVDLDPYGAPSMFLDSAVQSVVDGGMLMCTATDMAVLCGSSGEVCYSKYGSYPLRGKYCHEMALRILLACIESHANRYKRYIVPVLSVKMNFYVRVFVRIYTSASAMKNTPLKLSYVYQCTGCDSFHLQPIGRTVSKNNSVRHLPGFGPAAPQECSDCGKKFNMGGPIWSAPIHDQEWVASILADVKSMKDRYPAYDRISAVLTTISEELPDVPLFLSLHNLCATLKCTSPSAVIFRSAVINAGYRISGTHVNPLGLKSDAPMDVIWDIMRCWVKNHPVKVQPPDLPGSVILAKEPVLQANFARAVASLSKAQAKKVTRFLPNPERHWGPKLRAGRQITSKHVSLLGPQALNVAINHEEGEERGAKRQKTEEPNFLGSIPTDQA from the exons ATGCACGAAACTGGAGGTGGAGGAGGAACAATGTCGGTGGATCTCAATGATTACGCTATCATCAAAGAGGGAGAGGCTGAGATTCTCATGCGCAAAAATGAAGTCTTCTACAACCCATCCCAG GTTGACAACAGAGATATGTCAATTGCTGTCCTGAGGACATTTATATACAAGCGAAAACAAGAGCAGGAAGCAATTTTGTTGAAAAGAACGAAGGCAGCACAAAAGGCTCCTGAGAAGGATACCACTGAAGCTTCTGGAGCGGCAGCCAATAACGATGTAATGAACAATGAAAAACCTAATGGGGAATGTGAAGTGCCTGAAGATATATCTCAGGATGAACCATGCAGTGTTTCAAAAGAGTCGGCCAAGATCCCTGAAGGAAAAGGACATGGGGAAATGAAGCCACCAAGAGTTCTTGAG GCCTTGGCAGCTTCTGGATTGAGATCTCTTAGATATGCTCGTGAAGTAGAAGGGATAGGCCAAGTTGTGGCACTAGACAATGACAAAG TGTCTGTTGAAGCTTGCAAGAGAAATATTAAGTTCAATGGCTCAGTAGCTTGTTCAAAGGTGGAAGCACATCTTACTGATGCTCGTGTATTTATGCTTACCCATCCAAAAGAATTTGACGTG GTTGATCTTGATCCCTATGGTGCACCTTCTATGTTCTTGGATTCTGCAGTTCAATCAGTTGTTGATGGGGGCATGCTAATGTGTACTGCAACTGATATGGCAGTACTATGTGGGAGTAGTGGGGAGGTTTGCTATTCCAA ATATGGTTCCTATCCATTGAGAGGGAAATACTGCCACGAAATGGCCTTGAGGATTCTTCTTGCCTGCATTGAG AGCCATGCAAATCGGTACAAGCGGTACATTGTTCCTGTGCTATCTGTCAAGATGAACTTTTATGTCCGGGTTTTTGTTCGCATTTACAC TTCTGCGAGTGCAATGAAAAATACTCCCCTTAAGCTTTCATATGTTTATCAGTGCACTGGTTGTGATTCTTTTCATCTTCAGCCCATCGGGAGGACAGTTTCCAAG AACAACAGCGTAAGACATCTACCTGGGTTTGGTCCTGCTGCTCCTCAAGAGTGTAGCGACTGTGGGAAGAAGTTTAACATGGGTGGGCCTATATGGTCTGCTCCAATCCATGATCAAGAATGGGTAGCTTCCATACTTGCAGATGTGAAATCTATGAAGGACAGGTATCCTGCTTATGATCGCATCTCTGCTGTATTGACAACAATATCAGAG GAACTGCCTGATGTTCCTCTATTTCTGAGTCTGCACAACCTTTGTGCCACACTGAAATGCACCTCTCCATCAGCAGTAATATTCCGTTCAGCTGTGATCAATGCTGGATATCGTATATCTGGAACTCATGTGAATCCGTTGGGGCTGAAATCAGATGCTCCCATGGATGTCATTTGGGACATAATGCGCTGCTGG GTAAAAAATCATCCAGTTAAAGTTCAACCACCAGATCTGCCAGGAAGTGTGATACTTGCCAAGGAGCCAGTTCTTCAA GCTAATTTTGCTCGGGCTGTTGCTTCTCTTAGCAAAGCACAAGCCAAGAAGGTCACACGCTTCCTTCCCAATCCTGAAAGACATTGGGGCCCAAAGCTGAGAGCAGGTCGTCAAATAACCAGCAAGCACGTCTCTCTTTTGGGTCCCCAGGCATTGAATGTTGCTATTAACCACGAAGAAGGTGAAGAGCGTGGTGCCAAGCGTCAAAAGACAGAGGAACCCAACTTTCTTGGAAGTATTCCTACAGACCAAGCCTGA
- the LOC122303023 gene encoding probable UDP-arabinopyranose mutase 2 — MAAVEASSHAPTPLLKDELDIVIPTIRNLDFLEMWRPFFEPYHLIIVQDGDPSKTINVPDGFDYELYNRNDINRILGPKASCISFKDSACRCFGYMVSKKKYIFTIDDDCFVAKDPSGKLINALEQHIKNLLCPSTPHFFNTLYDPFREGADFVRGYPFSLREGAKTAVSHGLWLNIPDYDAPTQLVKPLERNTRYVDAVLTIPKGTLFPMCGMNLAFDRELIGPAMYFGLMGDGQPIGRYDDMWAGWCMKVICDHLGLGVKTGLPYIWHSKASNPFVNLRKEYKGIFWQEEIIPFFQSAVLPKDCTSVQNCYLELSKQVKEKLGKVDPYFDKLADAMVTWIEAWDELNPGGDSAKLPNGKA, encoded by the exons ATGGCTGCCGTCGAAGCTTCTTCGCATGCCCCAACACCGCTGCTGAAAGATGAGCTTGACATTGTGATCCCTACCATCAGGAACCTGGACTTCCTCGAGATGTGGAGGCCATTCTTTGAGCCTTACCACCTCATCATCGTCCAAGATGGCGATCCTTCAAAGACCATCAACGTCCCGGATGGCTTTGACTACGAGCTTTATAACCGCAATGACATCAACAGGATTCTGGGTCCTAAGGCCTCCTGCATTTCCTTCAAGGACTCTGCTTGCCGCTGCTTTGGCTACATGGTGTCTAAGAAGAAGTATATCTTCACAATTGACGACGACTGCTTT GTTGCAAAAGATCCATCTGGAAAATTAATTAACGCCCTTGAGCAGCACATCAAGAACCTCCTCTGCCCATCCACCCCTCATTTTTTCAATACACTGTATGATCCTTTCCGTGAAGGTGCAGATTTTGTCCGTGGATACCCTTTTAGCCTTCGTGAGGGAGCCAAAACGGCTGTTTCTCATGGCCTCTGGCTCAACATCCCAGATTATGATGCACCGACACAGCTCGTGAAGCCTCTCGAGAGGAACACTAG GTATGTGGATGCAGTCCTGACAATCCCCAAGGGAACCTTGTTCCCCATGTGTGGTATGAATTTAGCATTCGATCGTGAGCTTATTGGTCCAGCAATGTACTTTGGTCTCATGGGTGATGGTCAGCCTATTGGACGTTATGATGATATGTGGGCTGGCTGGTGCATGAAG GTGATATGCGACCATTTGGGATTGGGAGTCAAGACCGGTCTGCCCTATATCTGGCACAGCAAAGCCAGTAACCCATTTGTGAATCTGAGGAAGGAATACAAAGGCATCTTCTGGCAGGAGGAGATCATCCCATTCTTCCAATCAGCTGTCCTTCCAAAAGACTGCACCTCTGTTCAGAACTGCTACCTTGAATTGTCCAAGCAGGTTAAGGAAAAGCTTGGCAAGGTAGATCCCTACTTTGACAAGCTGGCAGACGCCATGGTCACATGGATTGAAGCTTGGGATGAACTAAACCCAGGTGGGGATTCAGCTAAGCTTCCCAATGGGAAGgcttaa
- the LOC122303021 gene encoding cytochrome P450 85A-like: MAFLMVVLGVVLVLCICSASLRWNEVRYRKKGLPPGTMGWPVFGETTEFLKQGPNFMKNQRARYGSFFKSHILGCPTVVSMDPELNRYILMNEAKGLVPGYPRSMLDILGKCNIAAVHGSTHKYMRGALLSLISPTMIRDQLLAKTDEFMRSHLSNWDDQIINIQEKTKEMALCSSLKQIAGRESSSMFQPFMTEFFKLVLGTLSLPINFPGTNYRRGFQARKNIIAMLRQLIEERRTSQETHQDMLGSLMRNENRYELTDEEIIDQIITIVYSGYETVSTTSMMAVKYLHDHPGALEELRQEHLAIRERKRPEDPIDWNDLKSMRFTRAVIFETSRLATIVNGVLRKTTKDMELNGFVIPKGWRIYVYTREINYDPFLYPEPFTFNPWRWLDKSLESRGYFFIFGGGTRLCPGKELGIAEVSTFLHYLVTRYRWEEIGGDELLKFPRVEAPNGLHIRVSSY; the protein is encoded by the exons ATGGCTTTTTTAATGGTAGTTCTTGGGGTGGTGTTGGTGCTCTGTATCTGCTCTGCTTCGCTGAGATGGAATGAGGTCAGGTACAGGAAGAAAGGTTTGCCTCCAGGTACAATGGGCTGGCCGGTATTTGGAGAGACTACAGAGTTTCTTAAACAAGGCCCGAACTTCATGAAAAACCAGCGAGCAAg GTATGGTAGTTTTTTCAAGTCCCACATACTTGGCTGCCCTACCGTTGTATCCATGGATCCCGAGCTCAACAGGTACATCCTCATGAATGAGGCAAAAGGCCTTGTTCCTGGCTACCCACGGTCCATGTTGGATATCTTGGGGAAATGCAACATTGCAGCAGTTCATGGCTCCACCCACAAGTACATGAGAGGGGCATTGCTTTCGCTCATAAGCCCCACCATGATCAGAGACCAGCTTTTGGCAAAAACTGATGAATTCATGAGAAGCCACCTTAGCAACTGGGATGACCAAATCATCAACATTCAAGAAAAGACCAAAGAG ATGGCTCTTTGCTCATCCCTTAAGCAGATTGCCGGTAGAGAATCCAGCTCAATGTTCCAACCATTCATGACTGAGTTCTTTAAGCTAGTTTTAGGGACACTTTCACTGCCTATTAACTTTCCGGGAACAAATTATCGTCGGGGATTCCAG GCGAGGAAAAATATCATAGCTATGTTGAGGCAACTAATAGAGGAAAGAAGAACTTCTCAAGAAACCCACCAAGATATGCTTGGTTCCCTTATGAGAAATGAAAACAGATACGAACTCACTGATGAAGAGATAATTGATCAAATAATTACAATTGTGTATTCCGGTTATGAAACTGTTTCAACTACTTCCATGATGGCCGTCAAGTATCTCCATGATCATCCAGGAGCTCTTGAAGAACTCAGA cAAGAACATTTGGCGATTAGAGAAAGGAAAAGGCCCGAGGATCCAATCGATTGGAATGACCTTAAGTCGATGAGGTTTACTCGTGCG GTGATCTTTGAGACCTCAAGATTAGCAACAATTGTTAATGGAGTTTTACGGAAAACCACTAAAGATATGGAACTGAATG GGTTTGTGATTCCAAAAGGATGGAGAATATATGTTTATACAAGAGAGATTAATTATGACCCTTTTCTATATCCGGAGCCATTCACCTTTAATCCATGGAGATGGCTG GATAAGAGCTTGGAGTCTCGAGGCTACTTCTTTATATTTGGAGGGGGCACTAGACTCTGTCCTGGAAAAGAACTGGGAATTGCAGAAGTCTCCACTTTCTTACACTACTTGGTGACTAGATACAG GTGGGAAGAGATTGGAGGTGATGAACTCTTGAAGTTTCCAAGAGTGGAAGCACCAAATGGGCTACATATTAGGGTCTCATCTTACTAA